One window from the genome of Primulina huaijiensis isolate GDHJ02 unplaced genomic scaffold, ASM1229523v2 scaffold29509, whole genome shotgun sequence encodes:
- the LOC140967869 gene encoding large ribosomal subunit protein eL30 — translation MVAAKKTKKTHESINNRLALVVKSGKYTLGYKTVLKTLRNSKGKLVLISNNCPPLRKSEIEYYAMLSKVVVHHFNGNNVDLGTACGKYFRVSCLSILDPGDSDIIKSLTGGDQ, via the exons ATGGTCGCCGCTAAGAAGACG AAGAAGACACACGAGAGCATAAACAACAGGTTGGCTCTCGTGGTGAAGAGTGGAAAATACACTCTTGGTTACAAGACAGTTCTGAAGACACTCAGAAACTCCAAAG GTAAATTGGTGCTGATCTCTAACAACTGTCCACCTTTGAGGAAGTCCGAGATCGAGTACTATGCCATGCTTTCTAAAGTTGTGGTTCATCATTTCAACGGAA ACAATGTTGATCTAGGAACTGCGTGTGGAAAGTATTTCCGGGTATCATGCCTCAGTATATTGGACCCAG GTGATTCTGATATCATCAAATCTTTGACTGGAGGAGACCAGTGA